One Candidatus Caldatribacterium sp. genomic window, CTTTTTCCAGAATGTTCCCCTTGACCCAGGACTTCTGTACCGCACCTTGAGGAGAATGGAGGAGGATGGGCTCGTTGTCTCAAGCTGGGTAACGGAGGCCTCGGGTCCTGCAAAAAGAGTTTACAGGATTACCGAAGAAGGGAAGGTTGCACTCTCCCTTTGGGCTGAGCATATGGAACAACAGCTTTTGCGGTTCCAGAGGTTCCTTGAGGAGTACAGGAAAGTACGAGAGGAGGAGCACAGTGGGTGATTTATCCACGCTCATTTTCTACATCCTTGCTCTTTCCTGGCTTTTCTTTTCGTTTTTTGAGGACCGGAAAAGAACGGAGCAAGCCCTCAGGAGAGCCTGGAAGAGCTTTATCTCGATTTTGCCCCCTTTCCTGGTGGTGCTTTTTATTCTTGCGCTTTCAATTGCGCTTCTTCCGGAAAAAACCATTGCTACCTTTCTTGGGGAAGGAAGCGGGTTTTTGGGATACCTCACTGCCTCGGTGGTTGGGGCTATCACCCTTGTGCCAGGATTTGTGGCCTTTCCCATGGCCAAGGTTCTTCTCAACCAGGGTGCAGGTATTGCTCAAATGGCAGTGTTCATCTCGACGCTCATGATGGTTGGCGTTGTAACATTTCCCCTTGAGGTGAGGTACTTCGGCGTGAAGGCTACGACATGGAGGAATTTCCTGGCGTACTGTTACTCCTTCCTTGTAGGGTACACTGTGTGGTTTTTTGTAAGGATGGTGAAGTAAATGAAAGGTAGCACTTTCCGGTCCTACCTTGGTTTTTTTGTTCTCCTTGGGATATGCCTTGTGGTCTTAGGTTTTTCTCCTCCTCTTGGCAAAAAGGTCTTTGCCACAGCTTTCCGGAACATACTCTTCATGCTCAGTGTCGTTCCGCCTATTTTTATCCTTGTGGGGCTCTTCGATGCGTGGGTGCCCCGGGAGAAGGTGGTGGAGAGGCTTGGAGAGACTTCGGGGATGCTCGGAATGGGCATCGCCCTTGCCCTTGGGGCTTTTGCTGCTGGGCCACTGTACGCTGCCTTTCCAGTGGCTGAAGTGCTCCTGCGCAAAGGAGTGAGTCTGCGGAATGTGTGGATCTTCCTGGGGGCTTGGTCCACTATGAAGATACCAATGCTTCTTTTTGAAATGCAAAACCTCGGAGGTGCTTTTGCGTTGTCCCGTTACCTCATGTCCTTTGTCGGAGTGCTTTCTATCGCATTCTTTCTTGATCGCTTCCTAAAGGAGGAAGAAAAAGAGGCTATTCGCTGTCCTTTCCTGGGGGAGTAGAAGGGCATCAGGAATTTCGGTACAATAAGGGTAAAAAGAGGGGGAGGGACAGTGAATGCCCTCAGTGGAGATTCGCCCTGGTGTGTACTGGGTTGGCGTCAACGACCACACGACGGATCTTTTCGAAGGTTTATGGCCTATAACCAAAGAAGGGGTATCGTACAACTCCTACCTTGTGGTGGATGAAAAGAAGGCCATCATCGACCTTGCGAAGTCCCTCAAAACTGATGATTTCATCGCGCAGATTGAGGAGAAGGTTCCCCTCTCAAGCCTCGACTACATCGTCCTGAACCACATGGAGCCGGATCATACTGGCACTCTCAAGGTTCTTCGAAAACTTGCTCCCCAGGCGGTTATTCTCTGCTCACCCCAGGCCAAGGATATGGTGGCGGCGTTTTACGGGATCGCTGAGGGTGTGCAGGTTGTCCAGGATGGAGAAAAAGTGGAGCTTGGGAGGAAAAAGCTTGTCTTCTTCCTCACTCCGATGGTTCACTGGCCAGAAACTATGGTAACTTACGAGGAGGAGACAAAGACTCTTTTCTCCTGCGATGCTTTTGGCGGGTACGGAGCACTCCAGGGAGCAATTTTTGACGATGAGTGCACCCAGTTCGACTTCTATGTTCGCGAATCCCTGCGGTACTTTGCCAACATCGTTGCTAAGTACAGCCCTATGGTGCTCAAGGCGATAGACAAACTCTCGACTCTTTCGATTTCCATGATTGCTCCCTCTCATGGCCTCATCTGGCGAAAGAACCCCCAGTACATCGTGGACCTCTGCCGTACCTGGTCTCAGTATGCAGAAAACGGCGGGGAGAAGGGCGTAACAATTCTCTACGGATCGATGTACGGGAATACCGAGGCAATGGTTGATGCCTTAGCTCAGGGAATTGCCGAAAGTGGTGTACGTGTCGACATGTTCGATGCTCGTCGGGTGCATGCAAGCTACATTCTGGCATCCCTCTGGGAAAAGAAGGGAGTTGTGATTGGAGCACCTACCTATGAGGCGGGGCTTTTTCCACCAGTAGCACAGGTACTTGACCTTGCTCT contains:
- a CDS encoding helix-turn-helix transcriptional regulator; the encoded protein is MCREHHPECPGFRIDRFLQPCLLLFLFKGPSHGYELMEKAKHLFFQNVPLDPGLLYRTLRRMEEDGLVVSSWVTEASGPAKRVYRITEEGKVALSLWAEHMEQQLLRFQRFLEEYRKVREEEHSG
- a CDS encoding permease, with protein sequence MGDLSTLIFYILALSWLFFSFFEDRKRTEQALRRAWKSFISILPPFLVVLFILALSIALLPEKTIATFLGEGSGFLGYLTASVVGAITLVPGFVAFPMAKVLLNQGAGIAQMAVFISTLMMVGVVTFPLEVRYFGVKATTWRNFLAYCYSFLVGYTVWFFVRMVK
- a CDS encoding permease, with protein sequence MKGSTFRSYLGFFVLLGICLVVLGFSPPLGKKVFATAFRNILFMLSVVPPIFILVGLFDAWVPREKVVERLGETSGMLGMGIALALGAFAAGPLYAAFPVAEVLLRKGVSLRNVWIFLGAWSTMKIPMLLFEMQNLGGAFALSRYLMSFVGVLSIAFFLDRFLKEEEKEAIRCPFLGE
- a CDS encoding FprA family A-type flavoprotein; this translates as MPSVEIRPGVYWVGVNDHTTDLFEGLWPITKEGVSYNSYLVVDEKKAIIDLAKSLKTDDFIAQIEEKVPLSSLDYIVLNHMEPDHTGTLKVLRKLAPQAVILCSPQAKDMVAAFYGIAEGVQVVQDGEKVELGRKKLVFFLTPMVHWPETMVTYEEETKTLFSCDAFGGYGALQGAIFDDECTQFDFYVRESLRYFANIVAKYSPMVLKAIDKLSTLSISMIAPSHGLIWRKNPQYIVDLCRTWSQYAENGGEKGVTILYGSMYGNTEAMVDALAQGIAESGVRVDMFDARRVHASYILASLWEKKGVVIGAPTYEAGLFPPVAQVLDLALRKSVKHKKMLYLGSFGWSGGARREVERFARELNWEVVSFFEFRGGGKKEDILEVQKLGREFGKLIQGLQ